The Streptomyces sp. NBC_00286 nucleotide sequence CCTCGCGCTACTCGGCCGTGGACTCGTCGCCCCCGTCCGTCGTGCCGACGACCGTGTCGGCTTCGTCCGATTCGTCGACGTCCACAGCGTCGACCTCCTCGGCCTCGCGACCGGCCTCGGCGTTCCGAGCGATACCGACGACGGCATCGCGCTTGCCCAGATTGATCAGTTGGACGCCCATGGTGTCACGGCCCGTCTCCCTGACTTCGTTGACTCGCGTACGAATCACACCGCCCGACAGCGTGATGGCGAGGATCTCGTCCGTCTCCTCGACCACCAGCGCGCCGACGAGCGATCCGCGGTCCTCCACGATCTTGGCGGCCTTGATGCCGAGGCCACCGCGACCCTGGACGCGGTACTCGTCGACGGGTGTCCGCTTCGCGTACCCACCGTCGGTGGCAGTGAACACAAACGTACCGGTTCGAACAACATTCATCGAGAGCAGCTCGTCTCCCTGACGGAAGCTCATGCCCTTGACACCCGAGGTCGCGCGGCCCATGGGGCGCAGTGCGTCATCCGTCGCCGTGAACCTGATCGATTGCGCCTTCTTGCTGATCAGAAGCAGATCGTCCTCTGCTGAAACCAGCTCGGCACCGATCAGTTCATCGTCGGAACCGTCCTCCGTTTCACGGAGGTTGATCGCAATGACGCCGCCGGAACGCGGGGAATCGTAATCCTTGAGAGGCGTCTTCTTCACCAGGCCGCCCTTGGTGGCCAGTACGAGATAAGGCGCCGCTTCGTAGTCGCGGATCGCGAGGATCTCGGCGATCGCCTCGTCCGGCTGGAAGGCCAGCAGGTTCGCGACATGCTGGCCGCGCGCGTCCCGGCCGGCGTCCGGCAGTTCGTACGCCTTGGCCCGGTAGACGCGGCCCTTGTTGGTGAAGAACAGCAGCCAGTGGTGCGTCGTCGACACGAAGAAGTGGTCGACGATGTCGTCTTCCTTGAGCTTTGTGCCGCGTACGCCCTTGCCACCGCGCTTCTGGGATCGGTAGTCGTCGGTTTTTGTGCGCTTGACGTAGCCGCCGCGCGAGATGGTGACGACGATGTCCTCTTCTGCGATGAGGTCCTCGATGGACATGTCACCGTCGAAGGGCACCAGCTTGGAGCGGCGGTCGTCGGCGAACTTCTCGACGATCGCGGTGAGTTCCGCGCTGATGATGCCGCGCTGGCGGACCGGCGAGGCGAGGATCGCGTTGTACTCGGTGATCTTCGCCTGGAGTTCGTCGTGCTCCTGGACGATCTTCTGACGCTCCAGGGCGGCGAGGCGCCGCAGCTGCATCTCGAGGATGGCGTTGGCCTGGATCTCGTCGATCTCCAGGAGGCCCATCAGGCCCTCTCGCGCGATCTCGACGGTGTCGCT carries:
- the gyrA gene encoding DNA gyrase subunit A, producing MTDENIPVTPEEEGLALRVEPVGLETEMQRSYLDYAMSVIVSRALPDVRDGLKPVHRRVLYAMYDGGYRPEKGFYKCARVVGDVMGNYHPHGDSSIYDALVRLAQPWSMRMPLVDSNGNFGSPGNDPAAAMRYTECKMAPLSMEMVRDIDEETVDFTDNYDGRSQEPTVLPSRFPNLLVNGSAGIAVGMATNIPPHNLREVAAGAQWYLENPDASHEELLDALIERIKGPDFPSGALVVGRKGIEEAYRTGRGSITMRAVVEVEEIQNRQCLVVTELPYQVNPDNLAQKIADLVKDGKIGGIADVRDETSSRTGQRLVIVLKRDAVAKVVLNNLYKHTDLQTNFGANMLALVDGVPRTLSLDAFIRHWVAHQIEVIVRRTKFRLRKAEERAHILRGLLKALDAIDDVIALIRRSDTVEIAREGLMGLLEIDEIQANAILEMQLRRLAALERQKIVQEHDELQAKITEYNAILASPVRQRGIISAELTAIVEKFADDRRSKLVPFDGDMSIEDLIAEEDIVVTISRGGYVKRTKTDDYRSQKRGGKGVRGTKLKEDDIVDHFFVSTTHHWLLFFTNKGRVYRAKAYELPDAGRDARGQHVANLLAFQPDEAIAEILAIRDYEAAPYLVLATKGGLVKKTPLKDYDSPRSGGVIAINLRETEDGSDDELIGAELVSAEDDLLLISKKAQSIRFTATDDALRPMGRATSGVKGMSFRQGDELLSMNVVRTGTFVFTATDGGYAKRTPVDEYRVQGRGGLGIKAAKIVEDRGSLVGALVVEETDEILAITLSGGVIRTRVNEVRETGRDTMGVQLINLGKRDAVVGIARNAEAGREAEEVDAVDVDESDEADTVVGTTDGGDESTAE